From a single Phragmites australis chromosome 7, lpPhrAust1.1, whole genome shotgun sequence genomic region:
- the LOC133925020 gene encoding exonuclease DPD1, chloroplastic/mitochondrial-like, translated as MSLLLRFNLLRNNTCSSCPVRFLKQRAGFSSGKLLEPRSYVKRHFTTGMQTLETKITEAASWHKTDSGSCIPAIPPLWLRQTSEHDQSATILVFDIETTGFLHKDNRIIEFALRDLSGGKNCTFETLINPERNVPKRASAVNCISTDLVCRPDIPRFSDVLPVLLAYVRSRQAPGKPVLWVAHNAKQFDAPFLVQEFDRCSAQIPTDWLFVDSLSLARKLVKLKSDGKKHRVRVNLEALSNHYGICSKGPSHRAMPDVTTLCYILQKITFDLKLTYEGLMNESIRASDVRKVS; from the exons ATGTCACTACTTCTTCGCTTCAATCTGCTGAGGAACAACACATGTAGTAGTTGTCCTGTTAGGTTTCTCAAGCAACGTGCTGGATTTTCATCTGGAAAATTGCTTGAACCTAGAAGCTATGTGAAACGACATTTCACAACAGGAATGCAGACACTTGAAACAAAAATTACAGAGGCAGCTAGTTGGCACAAAACTGACTCAGGTTCGTGTATTCCTGCAATTCCGCCTCTGTGGCTTCGGCAAACTTCTGAACATGACCAATCTGCAACTATTCTAGTCTTCGATATTGAGACTACTGGTTTTCTCCATAAGGATAATAGAATTATTGAGTTTGCACTCCGTGACCTTTCTGGAGGAAAGAATTGTACATTTGAGACTCTCATTAATCCTGAACGGAATGTTCCCAAACGCGCTTCAGCTGTCAATTGCATTAGCACTGATTTGGTCTGCAGGCCTGATATCCCAAG GTTCAGTGATGTACTTCCAGTACTACTAGCATATGTTCGGAGTCGCCAAGCTCCTGGCAAGCCAGTTCTGTGGGTTGCTCATAATGCAAAACAATTTGATGCCCCTTTTCTTGTCCAAGAGTTTGATCGTTGTTCAGCCCAGATTCCCACAGATTGGCTGTTTGTTGACAGTCTTTCTTTAGCAAGGAAATTGGTCAAACTGAAATCAGATG GAAAAAAACATCGTGTACGTGTAAACTTGGAGGCGCTGAGCAATCACTATGGCATCTGTTCCAAAGGCCCTTCTCATAGAGCAATGCCTGATGTGACAACATTATGTTACATTCTCCAGAAAATCACTTTTGATTTAAAATTGACATATGAAGGACTAATGAACGAGTCCATCAGGGCTAGCGATGTCAGAAAGGTTTCTTGA